The following are from one region of the Thermococcus cleftensis genome:
- a CDS encoding GTPase — protein MKARKAWRVVREVIDEADMVIEVVDARDPIGTRNRKLERLVQEEGKPLLIVMNKADLVPKEWAEEYKRKSEIPVVFISARERKGTGILRKEIKRLAKPLLEESERVKVALIGYPNVGKSTIINTLKGKRAVGTAPIPGYTKGKQLIRLSKRIWLLDSPGVVPIDDFDELVIKGGFPADKIDEPVKPALKLISRILETRREAITEKFGIEEFEGEEEILRKIGERRGLIKAGGEVDLEETARWFLREWQTGRFTLFGKEDRREEEFIRDFKEVLDEIERDLLLDPRRILWRYGDELRGKLDGTKRVGIREIEGFTVGIATGFKKCHGGTKLLERLTGKHVLASECFGKKWKGVVAILE, from the coding sequence ATGAAAGCGAGAAAGGCGTGGAGGGTGGTGAGGGAGGTAATAGATGAGGCCGACATGGTCATAGAGGTAGTGGACGCAAGGGACCCGATAGGAACAAGAAACAGAAAGCTCGAGAGGCTAGTCCAGGAAGAGGGCAAGCCGCTCCTCATAGTCATGAACAAGGCGGACCTGGTTCCAAAAGAATGGGCCGAGGAGTACAAGAGAAAGAGCGAGATACCCGTGGTTTTCATCTCCGCCAGGGAGAGGAAGGGAACCGGAATACTGAGGAAGGAAATCAAAAGGCTCGCGAAGCCGCTCTTGGAGGAGAGCGAAAGGGTGAAGGTCGCGCTCATAGGTTACCCCAACGTCGGCAAGAGCACGATAATAAACACCCTGAAGGGCAAGAGGGCGGTCGGCACGGCCCCAATACCTGGTTACACAAAGGGGAAGCAGCTGATACGGCTGAGCAAGAGGATATGGCTCCTGGACAGCCCAGGAGTGGTTCCAATAGACGACTTCGACGAGCTGGTCATCAAGGGAGGCTTCCCTGCAGACAAGATAGATGAACCCGTCAAGCCGGCGTTAAAGCTCATCTCCCGCATACTTGAAACGAGACGGGAAGCGATAACCGAGAAGTTTGGCATCGAGGAGTTTGAGGGCGAGGAGGAGATCCTCAGGAAGATAGGCGAGAGAAGGGGCCTCATAAAGGCCGGCGGTGAGGTCGATCTGGAGGAGACGGCAAGATGGTTCCTCAGGGAGTGGCAGACGGGCCGTTTTACTCTTTTCGGAAAGGAGGATAGAAGGGAGGAGGAATTTATCCGGGACTTCAAAGAGGTCTTGGACGAAATTGAAAGGGACCTCCTCCTGGACCCGAGGAGGATACTCTGGAGGTACGGGGACGAGCTGAGGGGGAAGCTGGACGGCACAAAGCGCGTAGGAATAAGGGAGATAGAGGGCTTCACCGTGGGAATAGCGACGGGCTTCAAGAAGTGCCACGGCGGAACAAAGCTCCTGGAGCGGCTGACAGGCAAGCACGTCCTGGCGAGCGAGTGCTTCGGAAAGAAGTGGAAGGGTGTGGTGGCGATACTGGAGTAG
- a CDS encoding type II secretion system F family protein yields MAGLSSAMVSLIERIVPSKWMKRYELFIYSANINFLAAEYLVVSLLAGVIASLLVYMLSKPAYSVVSFIAVFLGMAFGYPYWRITKRTEEMEKMLPDAFFYLASSLRAGISFSEALEELTTAKFGPLTDEFKKTVAEIRKGRPTVEALKAFAIRNKRSTVIYRSMMIIIEALERGAPMSDVLVFVGNDVREILRIKQERKASTGMQVMFFIITSGVIGPLILGVVAQIMTAMNVGDINLPVETISNILLGFIVLQAIASGLGIGVIREGKYSAGLKYSLLLVIMGVVVYNGVLGLGLAG; encoded by the coding sequence ATGGCAGGACTCTCATCTGCAATGGTCTCCCTCATAGAGAGGATTGTTCCCTCCAAATGGATGAAGCGCTACGAGCTCTTTATATACTCGGCCAATATAAACTTCCTCGCCGCCGAGTACCTTGTGGTTTCTCTGTTGGCCGGCGTAATAGCCTCTCTCCTGGTATATATGCTCTCAAAGCCCGCCTACTCAGTAGTATCCTTCATTGCGGTCTTTCTCGGCATGGCTTTTGGCTACCCATACTGGAGGATAACTAAGCGCACCGAGGAAATGGAGAAGATGCTCCCCGATGCCTTCTTCTACCTTGCCAGCTCGCTGAGGGCGGGAATATCGTTCTCCGAGGCCCTTGAGGAGCTCACCACGGCGAAGTTCGGTCCCCTCACCGACGAGTTCAAGAAGACCGTGGCCGAGATCAGGAAAGGCCGTCCGACAGTTGAGGCACTCAAGGCCTTTGCCATCAGGAACAAGAGGTCCACCGTGATCTACCGCTCCATGATGATAATCATCGAGGCCCTTGAGAGAGGAGCGCCGATGAGCGATGTTCTCGTTTTCGTTGGAAATGACGTTAGGGAGATACTCCGAATAAAGCAGGAGCGCAAGGCCTCGACCGGAATGCAGGTGATGTTCTTCATAATCACCAGCGGGGTAATAGGGCCGCTGATTTTGGGCGTTGTGGCTCAGATCATGACCGCTATGAACGTCGGTGATATAAACCTTCCAGTGGAGACCATTAGCAATATACTTCTCGGGTTCATAGTTCTTCAAGCTATAGCGTCCGGACTTGGAATAGGGGTAATAAGAGAAGGGAAGTACTCAGCGGGGCTGAAGTACAGCCTCCTGCTGGTGATCATGGGCGTGGTTGTGTACAACGGTGTCTTAGGACTCGGCCTCGCCGGCTGA
- a CDS encoding ABC transporter permease subunit, translating to MRLPIRTLARLVAVYLGVLLVIVLVAGASSNKIAWEYTHEAVLHIRESNPAFYAELERNATREGLTVEQYYHRILTKAKGVRTDNLLLMGIDLLRKSFDYYRENPKYDFAHVIKVTLAVMGLAMLLTIFLGLFLGFKLANGRFLGTVEGLARFFNGLPSWWIGAVLIAVFAVELGVFPIAGLRSTPPKEGFEDFLDVLWHLVLPVTTLVFVYVWEFVVTVAHEVRNELGKPYVFTERAKGLPEGLIYRKHVLRNVSIVLSSFTIQKFVEMFTDYIVIDVLFGLGGLGTLLRASFVRTIVPAIGVVVRFDYRLFFVVTLSIATITFLFSLLLELTKGLLDPRVS from the coding sequence ATGAGACTCCCGATCAGGACCCTCGCCCGGCTGGTGGCGGTTTACCTCGGCGTTCTCCTTGTGATCGTTCTGGTAGCCGGCGCCAGCTCCAACAAGATAGCCTGGGAGTACACCCACGAGGCCGTTCTCCATATCCGCGAATCCAACCCCGCTTTTTACGCCGAGCTTGAGAGGAACGCCACCCGGGAAGGACTGACGGTCGAGCAGTACTACCACCGCATACTCACGAAGGCAAAGGGAGTCCGAACCGACAACCTTCTCCTCATGGGGATAGACCTCCTCAGGAAGAGCTTTGACTACTACCGCGAGAATCCCAAGTACGACTTCGCCCACGTCATAAAGGTGACCCTCGCCGTCATGGGACTGGCCATGCTCCTGACGATTTTCCTGGGTCTGTTCCTGGGTTTTAAGCTGGCAAACGGGAGGTTCCTCGGGACGGTTGAGGGCCTGGCTCGCTTCTTCAACGGCCTGCCCTCCTGGTGGATAGGGGCGGTTCTGATAGCGGTCTTCGCCGTTGAGCTGGGCGTTTTCCCGATAGCGGGTCTGAGGAGCACCCCGCCGAAAGAGGGCTTTGAGGACTTTCTCGACGTTCTCTGGCATCTCGTCCTTCCCGTTACCACGCTGGTCTTCGTCTACGTCTGGGAGTTCGTGGTCACGGTGGCCCACGAGGTGAGGAACGAGCTTGGAAAGCCCTACGTCTTCACCGAGAGGGCCAAGGGCCTTCCCGAGGGGCTGATATACAGGAAGCACGTCCTCAGAAACGTTTCCATCGTCCTGAGTTCTTTCACGATCCAGAAGTTCGTTGAGATGTTCACGGACTACATAGTCATAGACGTCCTCTTCGGCCTCGGCGGCCTTGGAACCCTCCTGAGGGCCAGCTTCGTCAGGACCATAGTCCCGGCCATAGGCGTCGTCGTGCGCTTCGACTACCGCCTCTTCTTCGTCGTAACGCTGTCGATAGCCACCATAACGTTCCTCTTCTCCCTCCTGCTGGAGCTGACAAAAGGACTGCTCGATCCGAGGGTGAGCTGA
- a CDS encoding TIGR04076 family protein produces MERLEIRVAEIRGKCPVFHLGDRIVVEGPKVKLEETDAICTHAFASLLPYIVALRKGIKPSELGLGRGEKAYVQCLDPGPPYTDGGTVIFEITVVRDESEKGVEGGEGGNR; encoded by the coding sequence ATGGAGCGGCTAGAGATTCGCGTAGCAGAAATCCGGGGAAAATGCCCTGTTTTTCACCTCGGGGACAGGATAGTGGTCGAAGGGCCGAAGGTAAAGCTCGAGGAAACCGACGCCATATGCACCCATGCATTCGCATCGCTCCTGCCGTACATAGTTGCGCTGCGAAAGGGTATTAAGCCGAGTGAACTAGGCCTGGGCAGGGGAGAGAAGGCATACGTTCAGTGCCTCGACCCGGGGCCGCCGTACACGGACGGCGGCACGGTAATCTTCGAGATAACGGTGGTTAGAGATGAAAGCGAGAAAGGCGTGGAGGGTGGTGAGGGAGGTAATAGATGA
- a CDS encoding ABC transporter permease, with amino-acid sequence MGRKAGVAILVIFALFVIFSNAGVSEEDIANWENLNYWKDNPRMAYPSWFALFGDRTPTVFLEPSLVEANGSSVYRFSYEHTYRDKPSDVRFYGLPYGEEVEISVLRPDGIRVPLYRGIATSSNLSLNTNMRVAVVSSLSDVLNLSEAGYVLFSATELLFSRDGSMATLNGEYVFEVRLAGNATPSVEILGTCYGLLGTDSYGRDMWVGFVKGMNNTLYLAFFTTVLIVVLGVLIGLISGYVGGALGEFITFLLEVLVALPMLPILVVLVWLFSTQGYGQQVRINPVLFMFFVALLTLGKFAKTVRMITIKEKVNEYVKAAVSMGAGTLWVLRRHILPPVGEFSLRYSTILLARIVALISVFGFFGLIPGTNWGSFMIEAMNQGALYGGYWWWIVAPGLAMAVLSAGLAFVSSGSG; translated from the coding sequence ATGGGAAGGAAAGCGGGAGTGGCGATACTCGTAATCTTCGCGCTCTTCGTAATCTTCTCGAACGCGGGCGTGAGCGAGGAGGACATTGCCAACTGGGAGAATCTCAACTACTGGAAGGACAACCCGCGAATGGCATATCCCTCGTGGTTCGCCCTATTCGGCGACAGGACCCCCACTGTCTTCCTGGAGCCGTCGCTCGTTGAGGCGAATGGTTCCTCGGTTTACAGATTTTCCTACGAACATACCTACCGCGATAAGCCGAGCGACGTCAGATTCTACGGCCTTCCCTACGGCGAGGAGGTTGAGATAAGCGTTTTAAGGCCGGACGGGATCAGAGTGCCCCTCTATCGGGGCATCGCCACCTCCAGCAATCTCAGCCTCAACACCAACATGCGGGTGGCAGTTGTTTCCTCTCTTTCCGACGTTCTCAATCTCAGCGAAGCTGGATACGTCCTCTTCTCCGCGACCGAGCTTTTGTTCTCCCGCGACGGAAGTATGGCAACCCTCAACGGGGAGTACGTCTTTGAGGTTCGCTTAGCAGGAAACGCGACCCCTTCCGTTGAAATCCTTGGAACCTGCTACGGTCTCCTCGGCACGGACTCCTACGGCAGGGACATGTGGGTGGGCTTCGTCAAGGGAATGAACAACACCCTCTACCTGGCCTTCTTCACCACGGTGCTGATAGTGGTTCTGGGGGTTCTAATAGGTCTCATTTCGGGCTACGTTGGCGGTGCCCTGGGTGAGTTCATAACGTTCCTCCTGGAGGTTCTGGTGGCTTTGCCGATGCTCCCAATCCTCGTCGTCCTCGTCTGGCTCTTCTCCACCCAGGGCTACGGCCAGCAGGTCAGGATAAACCCCGTCCTCTTCATGTTCTTCGTTGCCCTCCTAACCCTCGGGAAGTTCGCCAAGACGGTTAGAATGATAACGATAAAGGAGAAGGTGAACGAGTACGTCAAAGCCGCGGTGAGCATGGGTGCCGGCACGCTCTGGGTCCTGAGGAGGCACATACTCCCGCCGGTCGGGGAGTTCTCCCTCAGGTACTCCACCATACTCCTGGCCAGGATAGTGGCGCTGATTTCAGTGTTCGGATTCTTCGGCCTGATTCCGGGCACCAACTGGGGCTCCTTCATGATAGAGGCCATGAACCAGGGGGCGCTCTACGGGGGCTACTGGTGGTGGATAGTGGCCCCGGGTCTTGCCATGGCCGTTCTAAGCGCCGGTCTGGCCTTTGTCTCCTCCGGCTCCGGTTAG
- a CDS encoding CpaF family protein, whose protein sequence is MFNEKKKKKESLSWIDEILNGEDDLLESMLKGDKTKKREEELPFVQSKGGVDLEEILSTPTTPEEAAERRPTGADILEEILVKEEPVEKPKPAPKPKPPSTLQDILGSSVRSEEAAYAGKAEVLDAYGNVRILKVKGEPVPIYEIRLPKLSRDEEELFLRIKDRAITELQIDPAAFPTLEERRRVFMNAVRKMIKEEAPHFSEGRVEILAEMIVQQMIGYGKLDPLVRDDNLEEIMVIGNNRPVYVWHRRFNMCKTNVVFEDEKEILNIIERIAREVGRRIDQQSPLLDARLPDGSRVNATIPPISLDGPTITIRKFKKDPLTIIDLIKYGTMNTEIAALLWIFVDGLGVKPANVLVAGGTGSGKTTTLNSLGMFIPPSERVITIEDTAELQLPVEHWVRLETRPPNVEGKGEITMDDLVKNTLRMRPDRIIVGEVRGPEARTMFTAMNTGHDGCMGTIHANSARETIVRLESPPMSVPRIMIPALDIIIMQVRFHSRKKGTIRRITEIAEISGIEAESVQLNKLYKYDPAKDELVPTGVPSRTLNNLAHHTGMSVAELELEKEKRKIILEWMVEQGIRSIDQVGYYIRQFYIDEEGLLKKIAAEGSLETSRQVKNLI, encoded by the coding sequence GTGTTCAATGAAAAGAAAAAGAAGAAGGAGAGCCTTTCCTGGATAGATGAAATACTCAACGGGGAAGATGACCTCCTGGAGAGCATGCTGAAGGGGGATAAAACTAAGAAACGCGAGGAGGAGCTTCCCTTCGTCCAGAGCAAGGGAGGAGTAGATCTGGAGGAGATCCTTAGCACTCCCACGACCCCTGAGGAAGCCGCGGAAAGGAGGCCCACAGGGGCGGATATTCTGGAGGAAATACTCGTCAAGGAGGAGCCAGTGGAGAAGCCAAAGCCGGCACCGAAGCCCAAGCCTCCCTCAACTCTGCAGGACATCCTCGGTTCCTCAGTGCGCTCTGAAGAGGCTGCTTATGCAGGCAAGGCTGAGGTTCTCGATGCATACGGCAACGTCCGCATACTGAAGGTCAAGGGTGAGCCGGTGCCGATATACGAGATACGGCTTCCAAAGCTCAGCCGTGACGAGGAGGAGCTGTTCCTTCGCATTAAGGACAGGGCGATAACCGAGCTCCAGATTGACCCTGCCGCGTTCCCAACCCTGGAGGAGCGCAGGCGCGTCTTCATGAACGCCGTCAGGAAGATGATAAAGGAGGAAGCTCCCCACTTTTCCGAGGGAAGGGTTGAGATACTGGCCGAGATGATAGTCCAGCAGATGATAGGCTACGGCAAGCTTGATCCCCTCGTCCGCGACGATAACCTTGAGGAAATCATGGTCATAGGAAACAACCGACCGGTCTACGTCTGGCACAGACGCTTCAACATGTGCAAGACCAACGTGGTGTTTGAGGACGAAAAGGAGATACTGAACATCATAGAGAGAATTGCCAGGGAAGTGGGGAGGAGAATAGACCAGCAGAGCCCGCTCCTCGACGCCCGTCTCCCAGATGGAAGCCGTGTGAACGCCACCATACCTCCAATCAGCCTCGACGGTCCGACGATAACCATTCGTAAGTTCAAGAAGGATCCACTTACAATAATAGACCTCATCAAATACGGGACGATGAACACCGAGATAGCCGCGCTCCTCTGGATATTCGTGGACGGCCTCGGTGTTAAGCCTGCCAACGTCCTCGTTGCTGGTGGAACGGGTTCGGGTAAAACCACCACCCTCAACTCCCTCGGAATGTTCATACCCCCGAGCGAGCGCGTCATCACGATAGAGGACACCGCGGAGCTTCAGCTCCCCGTGGAGCACTGGGTGAGGCTCGAGACGAGACCGCCCAACGTCGAGGGCAAGGGTGAAATCACCATGGACGATCTCGTCAAGAACACCCTCCGTATGAGGCCCGATAGAATCATCGTTGGTGAGGTCCGTGGTCCCGAGGCCAGAACGATGTTCACGGCAATGAACACCGGACACGATGGGTGTATGGGTACGATCCACGCCAACAGCGCCAGGGAGACTATAGTAAGGCTTGAGAGTCCCCCGATGAGCGTTCCGAGGATAATGATTCCGGCCCTGGATATAATCATCATGCAGGTTCGCTTCCACAGCAGGAAGAAGGGAACCATAAGGCGCATAACGGAGATAGCCGAGATATCGGGCATTGAAGCTGAGAGCGTCCAGCTCAACAAGCTCTACAAGTACGATCCGGCCAAGGACGAGCTGGTTCCAACGGGAGTTCCGAGCAGAACCCTTAACAACCTGGCCCACCACACGGGAATGAGCGTTGCCGAGCTGGAGCTGGAGAAGGAGAAGAGGAAGATAATCCTTGAATGGATGGTGGAGCAGGGCATCAGGAGCATTGATCAGGTGGGCTACTACATCAGACAGTTCTACATCGACGAGGAGGGCCTGCTGAAGAAGATAGCTGCAGAGGGCAGTCTCGAGACCAGCAGACAGGTTAAGAACCTAATCTAA
- a CDS encoding DUF515 domain-containing protein, which translates to MSEDIEAKIRRLRELGKTSVEPEVPKTAAPPVKKPPKKPRHVGSIRERERKKRILTGAAIVIIVILIISMGAYVYLQNRAAQELNDLREQKLREVYTYFRGDIVNESKNCTQQPIEIRKKLIASINSAQTVEELNAIDVKAAYNQAVSAYNECLQRIERLKYEKVLNQTKAEKIREIETEFQSILAMPLPDDLRAKVIDSMKSLEAQVMNAETVEQVDSVDPAPYLLQLWRDYYYYRIDIIPGQEVILEKDSTKRIVSKADAKAILGGILDYRELMQYNVYKVEYVDLALVLPRDRINGAFLAPGDKIMIFAKNDTGAIFKEIANEGYVQLVLLPTDAGIISVNEAQSQSSTSSSTSSTQYSEEHSTTYTPGDSTLTDGQSTSDTYTNSQSASQSASASYSYSVDLTEILKAIAAGKIQASDEVKEQLRAYGWEIVDLEKESGMLVLDPNSQFLVIIRVPSIFVPDILSNQQYLYIAKKAT; encoded by the coding sequence GTGTCCGAGGATATTGAGGCGAAGATTCGCCGTCTGAGGGAGCTGGGTAAAACTAGCGTGGAACCAGAGGTGCCGAAGACTGCCGCCCCTCCCGTCAAAAAGCCCCCCAAAAAGCCCCGCCACGTGGGGAGCATTAGGGAGAGAGAACGGAAAAAGAGGATCTTGACCGGTGCTGCGATAGTTATTATTGTGATCCTTATCATCTCAATGGGTGCTTACGTTTACCTGCAAAACCGTGCGGCTCAGGAGCTTAACGACCTCAGGGAGCAGAAGCTCAGGGAAGTGTACACCTACTTCCGCGGTGACATAGTTAATGAGTCCAAGAACTGTACTCAGCAGCCGATTGAGATAAGGAAGAAGCTCATAGCCAGCATAAACTCCGCCCAGACTGTTGAGGAACTCAACGCGATAGACGTTAAAGCGGCCTACAACCAGGCCGTCAGCGCCTACAACGAGTGCCTTCAGAGAATAGAGCGCCTTAAGTACGAGAAGGTCCTCAACCAGACCAAGGCAGAGAAGATACGTGAAATAGAAACTGAGTTCCAGAGCATACTTGCCATGCCCCTGCCAGATGACCTGAGGGCCAAGGTGATAGATTCAATGAAGAGCCTTGAGGCCCAGGTCATGAACGCTGAAACCGTGGAGCAGGTGGACTCCGTTGATCCTGCCCCGTACCTGCTCCAGCTATGGAGAGATTATTACTACTACAGGATCGACATCATTCCTGGCCAGGAGGTCATTCTTGAGAAGGACTCCACGAAGAGGATAGTGAGCAAGGCCGATGCCAAGGCAATCTTGGGCGGAATATTGGACTACAGGGAGCTGATGCAGTACAACGTTTACAAGGTCGAGTACGTTGACCTTGCCCTCGTCCTTCCAAGGGACAGAATAAACGGTGCCTTCCTTGCTCCAGGGGACAAGATAATGATATTTGCCAAGAACGACACAGGTGCCATCTTCAAGGAGATAGCCAACGAGGGCTACGTCCAGCTCGTGCTCCTTCCAACAGATGCGGGTATAATTTCTGTAAATGAAGCTCAGAGCCAGAGTAGCACGTCAAGCTCCACCTCCAGCACCCAGTACAGTGAGGAGCACTCTACCACCTATACTCCGGGTGACTCGACCCTAACGGACGGCCAAAGCACCAGTGATACCTACACCAACAGCCAGAGTGCCAGCCAGAGCGCCTCCGCCAGTTATAGCTACTCCGTTGATCTCACCGAGATCCTCAAGGCCATCGCCGCGGGCAAGATACAGGCCAGCGATGAGGTCAAGGAGCAGCTCAGGGCCTACGGCTGGGAGATCGTGGATCTCGAGAAGGAGTCCGGAATGCTGGTCCTCGATCCGAACTCTCAGTTCCTTGTCATTATCAGGGTGCCGTCGATCTTCGTGCCGGACATACTCTCCAACCAGCAGTACCTTTACATAGCCAAGAAAGCGACCTGA
- a CDS encoding type II secretion system F family protein: protein MSIVRAITDFLERLGGKTIEVAEKPVRSIPKGKSVQERLRALKELQKEIEAEKSEGEKEKEMEELIEWRKKEIQRPFSDRLADAMLRYFRGPIESLTSSFKGLDQDLYRANILTPPDRYVALMLAVSVFAGIFGFLFAYLLYMPVETSALVGFLGFVGGFFYMRHYPKMVWKRRVAEVERAMPYALRHMASLLSAGVGITEAILSVARADYGAISEEFELMLRDMRTGSSFEDALMKFDEKMGSENVSRVVKQILRAVKFGGNLSEVLYKLAEDFAFEYRMKLVEYVQKVNGIAFIYMFLTIVMPTMFVVGILAGSVMARQLVMPVETLAVILLFAFPAISLIIINMIKKGEPR from the coding sequence GTGAGCATCGTTAGGGCCATCACCGACTTTTTGGAGCGTCTGGGCGGTAAGACAATAGAGGTCGCGGAAAAGCCGGTGAGAAGCATTCCAAAGGGTAAAAGCGTTCAAGAAAGGTTAAGGGCACTTAAGGAGCTTCAGAAGGAGATAGAGGCCGAGAAGTCCGAGGGCGAGAAGGAGAAGGAGATGGAAGAGCTTATCGAGTGGAGGAAAAAGGAGATACAGAGGCCTTTCTCTGACAGACTCGCGGACGCGATGCTGCGCTACTTCAGGGGCCCCATCGAGTCCCTCACCTCCTCTTTCAAGGGTCTTGACCAGGATCTCTACCGTGCCAACATTCTCACCCCTCCGGATAGGTACGTTGCCTTAATGCTTGCCGTTTCGGTGTTCGCGGGGATCTTCGGCTTTCTCTTTGCCTACCTGCTCTACATGCCCGTCGAGACTTCGGCACTCGTAGGTTTCCTAGGCTTCGTGGGCGGTTTCTTTTACATGAGGCACTATCCCAAGATGGTCTGGAAGCGCAGGGTGGCGGAGGTTGAGAGGGCGATGCCCTACGCCCTCAGGCACATGGCATCGCTCCTCAGCGCTGGAGTGGGCATAACCGAGGCGATACTCTCAGTGGCCCGAGCCGACTACGGTGCCATATCAGAGGAGTTCGAGCTCATGCTGAGGGACATGAGGACCGGCTCCTCCTTTGAGGACGCCTTGATGAAATTCGACGAGAAGATGGGATCTGAAAACGTCAGCAGGGTCGTCAAGCAGATACTCAGGGCCGTGAAGTTCGGTGGAAACCTCTCGGAGGTTCTCTACAAGCTGGCCGAGGACTTCGCCTTTGAGTACAGAATGAAGCTCGTGGAGTACGTCCAGAAGGTGAACGGTATAGCCTTCATCTACATGTTCCTCACCATAGTCATGCCCACGATGTTCGTCGTTGGAATCCTGGCCGGTTCGGTCATGGCGAGACAGCTGGTGATGCCGGTTGAGACCTTGGCGGTGATACTGCTCTTTGCCTTCCCAGCTATATCGCTGATAATCATAAACATGATCAAGAAGGGAGAGCCGAGGTGA